The Limimonas halophila genome includes a region encoding these proteins:
- a CDS encoding site-specific tyrosine recombinase XerD has translation MTASQDALIERFLEMMAGERAAADNTLAAYGRDLRDLAGFLAARGESLAGADAGAIRAYLADLHAQGLAERTAARRIATLRQFYGFLYAEGWRADDPAQALDSPTPKRPLPKVLGEDEVDRLLAEARALEGPRGLRLAALVELLYATGLRVSELVTLPVRAARRRSDTLVIEGKGGNERMVPINQPARDALAAYLPLRPSFLPPGADAGWLFPSRTSRSGHLTRDRVAQLLKDLAVRAGIHPDRVSPHVVRHAFATHLLANGADLRSLQQMLGHADISTTQIYTHVLDARLKELVTERHPLARGLTNLTRGG, from the coding sequence ATGACCGCCAGCCAGGACGCCCTGATCGAGCGCTTCCTGGAGATGATGGCGGGTGAGCGTGCGGCGGCCGACAACACCCTCGCCGCCTACGGCCGCGACCTGCGCGACCTTGCCGGGTTCCTGGCCGCGCGCGGCGAGTCGCTAGCGGGGGCGGACGCGGGCGCGATCCGCGCCTACCTCGCCGACCTGCACGCGCAGGGGCTGGCGGAGCGCACGGCCGCCCGGCGCATCGCCACGCTGCGGCAGTTCTACGGCTTCCTCTACGCCGAGGGCTGGCGCGCCGACGACCCCGCCCAGGCGCTGGACAGCCCCACGCCCAAGCGCCCGCTGCCGAAGGTGCTGGGCGAGGACGAGGTCGACCGCCTGCTCGCCGAGGCGCGCGCGCTGGAGGGGCCGCGCGGCCTGCGCCTCGCCGCGCTGGTGGAATTGCTCTACGCCACCGGCCTGCGCGTCAGCGAACTGGTCACGCTGCCGGTGCGCGCGGCCCGGCGCCGCTCGGACACCCTCGTGATCGAGGGCAAGGGCGGCAACGAGCGCATGGTCCCCATCAACCAGCCGGCGCGCGACGCCCTCGCCGCCTACCTGCCGCTGCGGCCCAGCTTCCTGCCGCCCGGCGCGGACGCGGGCTGGCTGTTCCCCTCGCGGACGTCGCGCTCGGGCCACCTGACGCGCGACCGCGTGGCGCAGCTGCTCAAGGACCTGGCGGTGCGCGCCGGCATCCACCCCGACCGCGTCTCCCCGCACGTCGTCCGCCACGCCTTCGCCACGCACCTGCTCGCCAACGGCGCCGACCTGCGCTCGCTGCAGCAGATGCTGGGCCACGCCGACATCTCCACGACGCAGATCTACACCCACGTCCTCGACGCGCGCCTGAAGGAGCTCGTGACCGAACGCCATCCCCTTGCGCGGGGGCTGACGAATCTGACCCGAGGCGGCTAA
- a CDS encoding HpcH/HpaI aldolase/citrate lyase family protein: MSHTPVQPAPARLNRSELAVPGSNAKMLEKAASSAADVLFLDLEDAVAPDDKLQARKNIIEALNTVDYGEKTVSIRINGLDTHYMYRDLVDILEQTGERLDLVMIPKAGTAADVYAVDMLVSQLEAATGRQKRLGFELLIETALGMQNVEAIAAASSRNESLHFGVADYAASTGMRVTTIGGPNPAYSVLTDTLADGSRQTHWADMWHYAIARMVVAARANGLRPIDGPFGDVQDSDGFRAQAHRASVLGCEGKWAIHPAQIELANEVNTPDDTAVQHARRILDAMAEAQRDGRGAVTLDGRMIDAASVRQARQLVEKADRINKQEAV; encoded by the coding sequence ATGAGCCACACGCCCGTCCAGCCCGCGCCCGCGCGCCTCAACCGCAGCGAACTCGCCGTTCCCGGCAGCAACGCCAAGATGCTGGAAAAGGCGGCCAGCAGCGCCGCCGACGTCCTCTTCCTCGACCTGGAGGACGCCGTCGCGCCGGACGACAAGCTCCAGGCGCGCAAAAACATCATCGAGGCGCTGAACACCGTCGACTACGGCGAGAAGACGGTGTCCATCCGCATCAACGGCCTCGACACCCACTACATGTACCGGGATCTCGTCGACATCCTGGAGCAGACGGGCGAGCGCCTGGACCTCGTGATGATCCCCAAGGCGGGCACGGCCGCCGACGTCTACGCCGTGGACATGCTGGTCAGCCAGCTGGAAGCCGCCACCGGCCGGCAGAAGCGCCTGGGCTTCGAGCTGCTGATCGAAACCGCGCTGGGCATGCAGAACGTCGAGGCCATCGCCGCCGCCTCGTCGCGCAACGAAAGCCTGCACTTCGGCGTGGCCGACTACGCCGCCTCCACCGGCATGCGCGTGACCACGATCGGCGGCCCCAACCCCGCCTACAGCGTGCTCACCGACACCCTGGCCGACGGCTCGCGCCAGACCCACTGGGCTGACATGTGGCACTACGCCATCGCGCGCATGGTCGTCGCCGCGCGCGCCAACGGCCTGCGCCCCATCGACGGCCCCTTCGGCGACGTGCAAGACAGTGACGGCTTCCGCGCCCAAGCCCACCGCGCCAGCGTGCTCGGCTGCGAGGGCAAGTGGGCCATCCATCCCGCCCAGATCGAGCTGGCGAACGAGGTCAACACGCCCGACGACACCGCCGTCCAGCACGCCCGCCGCATCCTCGACGCCATGGCCGAAGCCCAGCGCGACGGCCGCGGCGCCGTCACCCTCGACGGCCGCATGATCGACGCCGCCTCCGTCCGCCAGGCCCGGCAACTCGTGGAGAAGGCGGATCGCATCAACAAACAGGAGGCTGTTTGA
- a CDS encoding HNH endonuclease → MPYCIYSKNRIYNDSHDSTYKASKEHIIPRSIGGSNKFVTFDVSAKCNNDLGSSIDASYLKDPIVSMAANQIGLSDLDLSVFSTGSGKNAKFKVDKSGQVHTEFKLDVNTEYRERYNIEEISGPRDEVEKVILGKINKSGKKMFDGDGNPIENLEQARLSCKIQQESHFQGSISVDFISHIQMMSKILLGSGHLLFEKEWTFSNNGDFLRNILNDRGAALTFWQQQKGIKDGLKMANTVLDQKEKEQKCHLIIFLPSHGNLYACAGLFGGFVPSFVFNLGKFKESFLEGCQAHCNSSAESTTDPTPKVGYKIFPLDGSVESITLLKLYDAMNKV, encoded by the coding sequence ATGCCCTACTGTATATACAGCAAAAACAGGATCTACAACGATTCTCACGACAGTACATACAAAGCCTCAAAAGAACATATTATACCCAGATCTATTGGGGGAAGCAATAAATTTGTAACATTCGATGTAAGCGCAAAGTGTAATAACGATTTAGGCTCTAGCATAGATGCATCTTACTTAAAAGATCCAATTGTAAGTATGGCAGCAAATCAAATTGGACTGAGTGATCTTGATCTGTCTGTCTTTTCAACCGGGAGCGGGAAAAATGCTAAATTCAAGGTAGACAAAAGCGGTCAGGTCCATACTGAGTTTAAGCTGGATGTTAACACTGAATATCGCGAAAGATATAATATTGAAGAAATATCGGGACCGAGAGATGAAGTAGAAAAAGTTATTTTGGGAAAAATAAATAAAAGTGGTAAAAAAATGTTTGATGGGGACGGGAATCCGATAGAGAATCTCGAACAAGCACGTCTATCGTGCAAAATTCAACAAGAAAGTCATTTTCAAGGATCTATTTCCGTAGATTTTATATCACATATTCAAATGATGTCCAAAATATTGTTGGGCTCAGGACATTTATTATTTGAAAAAGAATGGACGTTTAGCAACAACGGTGATTTTTTACGCAATATTTTGAACGACCGTGGGGCAGCTTTAACATTTTGGCAACAACAAAAAGGTATAAAAGATGGCCTAAAAATGGCGAACACCGTATTAGATCAAAAGGAAAAAGAGCAGAAATGTCATCTTATTATATTTTTGCCATCTCATGGAAATTTGTACGCATGCGCGGGCCTTTTTGGAGGGTTTGTCCCATCATTTGTTTTTAATCTTGGTAAATTTAAAGAAAGTTTCCTCGAAGGCTGCCAAGCTCATTGTAATTCGAGCGCCGAATCGACAACCGATCCCACGCCAAAAGTAGGGTACAAAATTTTTCCTCTTGATGGAAGCGTTGAGTCAATAACATTACTAAAATTATATGACGCAATGAATAAAGTGTAA
- a CDS encoding helix-turn-helix domain-containing protein — MGDTLDQRGWPVRLGGLVPRAGASAPVPAERERVAWCVRWMRADVAGLSRRAAARRTGFSLARVAAFETACDGVPTRYAGRLLRACDVEPDAFIDVLFGPTDWPRDPAMFTPLPADARALESLLRLWRTEPTGANASLRRLVEATLGGVPK; from the coding sequence ATGGGTGACACACTGGATCAGCGCGGGTGGCCGGTGCGGCTTGGCGGGCTGGTGCCGCGCGCGGGCGCAAGCGCACCGGTCCCGGCCGAACGCGAGCGGGTGGCGTGGTGCGTGCGCTGGATGCGGGCGGACGTGGCCGGGCTGTCGCGGCGTGCGGCGGCGCGGCGGACCGGCTTTTCCCTGGCGCGCGTGGCGGCGTTCGAAACCGCCTGCGACGGCGTGCCGACCCGCTACGCCGGGCGGCTGCTGCGCGCGTGCGATGTGGAACCCGACGCCTTCATCGACGTGCTTTTCGGCCCCACGGACTGGCCGCGCGACCCGGCGATGTTCACACCCCTGCCCGCCGACGCCCGCGCCCTCGAATCCCTGCTCCGCCTCTGGCGCACCGAACCTACCGGCGCGAACGCCTCCCTGCGGCGGCTCGTCGAGGCGACGTTGGGTGGGGTTCCAAAGTAA
- a CDS encoding helix-turn-helix transcriptional regulator: MAKRRNTKTQRVYDVQRMLGVRIQELRKVGGYGQEKLAEAAGVESQTLSQYETGKTAPSLTTLVHLADALGQPLEEFFRFDELPRHDTEHRRAQRKLVQTVHDLDADTVKLLTKFARLMGRQRARRE; the protein is encoded by the coding sequence ATGGCGAAGCGGCGCAACACCAAGACGCAGCGCGTGTACGACGTTCAGCGCATGCTGGGCGTGCGCATCCAGGAACTGCGCAAGGTCGGCGGCTACGGTCAGGAAAAGCTCGCTGAAGCCGCGGGCGTCGAGTCCCAGACTCTCTCGCAGTACGAAACGGGCAAGACCGCGCCCAGCCTCACCACGCTGGTGCACCTGGCGGACGCGTTGGGGCAGCCGCTGGAGGAGTTCTTCCGCTTCGACGAGCTGCCCCGCCACGACACCGAACACCGCCGCGCCCAGCGCAAGCTCGTCCAGACCGTCCACGACCTCGACGCCGACACCGTCAAGCTGCTCACCAAGTTCGCCCGGTTGATGGGCCGGCAGCGCGCGCGACGAGAGTAA
- a CDS encoding periplasmic heavy metal sensor, protein MTFATRTLRAALAATVMAGGLALSPLAQADDDRHGQGMMQGKMDRDEMREMMRNMDPDQRRQMMRSMRGQRSGMMGQQGGPGMMMSGSGMMRGQMMGPGMMGGMGMMGQSGMMGPGMMGQSGMMGPGMMGGSGMMGPGMMSGMGMMGPMMGGGMMGPGMMQGLSDEKQAELTEMRQDMRRQHMEAMLDMMAIRDEMQQAMVADRPDPARIRELHDRMAERHGKALEARIEMHNQMRDFMDTLQDEQ, encoded by the coding sequence ATGACGTTTGCAACACGCACCCTGCGCGCCGCGCTGGCCGCCACGGTGATGGCCGGCGGACTGGCCCTGTCCCCGCTCGCCCAGGCCGACGACGACCGCCACGGCCAAGGCATGATGCAGGGGAAGATGGACCGCGACGAGATGCGCGAGATGATGCGGAACATGGACCCCGACCAGCGGCGTCAGATGATGCGGTCCATGCGCGGCCAGCGCTCGGGCATGATGGGGCAGCAGGGCGGCCCCGGCATGATGATGAGTGGCTCCGGCATGATGCGCGGGCAGATGATGGGCCCAGGTATGATGGGCGGCATGGGTATGATGGGCCAATCCGGCATGATGGGCCCGGGCATGATGGGTCAGTCCGGGATGATGGGCCCCGGTATGATGGGCGGCTCGGGTATGATGGGGCCCGGCATGATGAGCGGCATGGGCATGATGGGGCCTATGATGGGCGGCGGCATGATGGGTCCCGGCATGATGCAGGGGCTCAGCGACGAGAAGCAGGCCGAGCTGACCGAAATGCGCCAGGACATGCGGCGCCAGCACATGGAAGCCATGCTCGACATGATGGCCATCCGCGACGAGATGCAGCAGGCCATGGTGGCGGACCGCCCCGATCCCGCCCGCATCCGCGAGCTTCACGACCGCATGGCCGAGCGCCACGGCAAGGCGCTGGAAGCCCGCATCGAAATGCACAACCAGATGCGGGACTTCATGGACACGCTTCAGGACGAGCAATGA
- a CDS encoding DUF6494 family protein, with translation MNEETFNMATRKFLKKVGVTSQREIEKAVNKAISEGKLSGNETVKAKVTLELPELNETVEIDGAIELE, from the coding sequence ATGAACGAAGAAACCTTCAACATGGCCACGCGGAAGTTCCTCAAGAAGGTCGGCGTCACCAGCCAGCGCGAGATCGAGAAGGCCGTGAACAAGGCCATCTCCGAGGGCAAGCTCTCCGGCAACGAAACGGTGAAGGCCAAGGTGACGCTGGAATTGCCGGAGCTGAACGAAACCGTCGAGATCGACGGCGCCATCGAGCTGGAGTGA
- a CDS encoding substrate-binding periplasmic protein, whose amino-acid sequence MVPVTTGVLLAATGAAADPIRLVTGTWAPFTGREQPGGGPVTRLVRTAYERAGHEVKVVYRPWKRAEQAVRRGTTEAAFPYTRNGARQERYVYSDPIFTLPIVPMTRAGDAGRITSLADMRGLHTCAPQGWSLGIAKLDRMAADGTIHVQRTRAYAQCLKLLDRGRIDFLVGEPPRLRDQVKRVLGDMAPVHLGDVVLSRSSFHLIFDKTDPNVTEAVARANAAIATLDGSTEYRSRVEEKP is encoded by the coding sequence GTGGTTCCGGTCACGACCGGTGTCCTCCTGGCGGCAACCGGGGCCGCGGCCGATCCGATCCGGCTGGTCACGGGAACCTGGGCGCCCTTCACGGGCCGCGAGCAGCCCGGCGGCGGGCCGGTCACGCGCCTGGTGCGCACGGCCTACGAACGGGCGGGGCACGAGGTAAAGGTCGTCTACCGCCCGTGGAAGCGCGCCGAGCAGGCTGTCCGGCGCGGCACGACCGAGGCGGCGTTTCCCTACACGCGCAACGGCGCCCGCCAGGAGCGGTACGTCTACTCCGATCCCATCTTCACGCTGCCCATCGTGCCCATGACGCGGGCCGGCGACGCCGGCCGCATCACCAGCCTTGCGGACATGCGGGGCCTGCACACCTGCGCGCCGCAGGGGTGGTCGCTGGGCATCGCGAAGCTGGACCGCATGGCGGCCGACGGCACGATCCACGTCCAGCGCACACGCGCCTACGCCCAGTGCCTGAAACTCCTCGACCGCGGGCGGATCGATTTCCTGGTGGGCGAGCCGCCGCGGCTGCGCGACCAGGTCAAACGGGTCCTCGGGGACATGGCGCCGGTGCACCTGGGCGACGTCGTGCTCAGCCGCAGCAGCTTCCACCTGATTTTCGACAAGACCGATCCCAACGTCACCGAAGCCGTGGCGCGCGCCAACGCGGCGATCGCCACGCTGGACGGGTCGACCGAGTACCGGTCCCGCGTCGAGGAAAAACCGTAG
- a CDS encoding sensor domain-containing diguanylate cyclase, with protein sequence MANALSPDVMASALHALSDGVLIADAKLDRPGPRILYVNPAWERMTGYSADEVVGRSPRILQGPATSPQVLKRMRAALESDGEATFELVNYRRDGSPFYMAADVSPLRDDGGAITHFVALQRDVSEDRKAAARLHQLEALTRLQREVATAGLNLDERRRRVAEVALAVTGGDGAAVEEAEGGEMVYRATAGSARGLEGTRLPMSGSTSGLAFHSRTPRLVTDVATDPAVQLKDKARELGFVSGIVAPLIHENRTYGVLKVMAGEPDRFGEEERHLLELASGVLAASLYNAAAYHAERERRALLVDAVPVLISYLDTDLRYREVNAAYEERFGLSADTIRGMHVSELLGEATYERIRPNLEAALAGRRVSYEHSLPDADGGTRQHRVEMIPHRGVHGEVHGLYAIVRDITDQRNAQLDFLTGLANRGAFERQADHLISVAARYGQRLSLVMLDLDHFKRVNDSLGHLAGDEILKHLAGILGEVTRSADLVGRWGGEEFAIVLPQTDQAQAETLAERVRAAVEAHAFPRGQAITVSVGVAQMQEGDDLTSLTDRADTALYRAKHAGRDCVVSLAPTTAPPG encoded by the coding sequence ATGGCAAATGCCCTGTCCCCGGACGTTATGGCGTCGGCCCTGCACGCGTTGTCCGACGGTGTGCTGATCGCCGACGCCAAGCTGGACCGGCCCGGCCCCCGCATCCTTTACGTGAATCCGGCCTGGGAACGCATGACCGGCTATTCGGCGGACGAGGTCGTCGGCCGGTCGCCGCGCATCCTGCAGGGCCCGGCCACCTCGCCGCAGGTGCTCAAGCGCATGCGCGCGGCGCTGGAAAGCGACGGCGAAGCCACCTTCGAGCTGGTCAACTACCGGCGCGACGGCTCGCCCTTCTACATGGCGGCGGATGTCTCGCCGCTCCGCGACGACGGCGGGGCGATCACGCATTTCGTCGCCCTCCAGCGCGACGTGTCCGAGGACCGCAAGGCCGCCGCGCGGCTCCACCAACTGGAAGCCCTGACGCGGCTTCAGCGCGAGGTCGCCACGGCCGGCCTGAACCTCGACGAACGGCGCCGGCGCGTGGCCGAGGTGGCGCTCGCGGTGACCGGGGGCGACGGCGCGGCGGTCGAGGAGGCCGAGGGCGGTGAGATGGTCTACCGCGCCACGGCCGGCAGCGCGCGCGGCCTGGAGGGGACGCGCCTGCCCATGTCGGGCTCCACCTCGGGGCTCGCGTTTCACAGCCGCACGCCGCGCCTGGTTACGGACGTCGCCACCGATCCCGCCGTCCAGCTTAAGGACAAGGCGCGCGAGCTGGGCTTCGTCTCGGGCATCGTGGCGCCGCTCATTCACGAGAACCGCACCTACGGCGTGCTCAAGGTGATGGCCGGTGAGCCGGACCGCTTCGGCGAGGAGGAACGTCACCTGCTGGAGTTGGCGTCGGGTGTGCTGGCGGCGAGCCTGTACAACGCCGCCGCCTACCACGCGGAACGGGAGCGGCGCGCGCTGTTGGTCGACGCGGTGCCCGTCCTGATCTCCTACCTCGACACGGACCTGCGCTATCGCGAGGTCAATGCGGCCTACGAGGAGCGCTTCGGGCTCAGCGCCGACACCATCCGCGGCATGCACGTCAGCGAGCTGCTGGGTGAGGCGACCTACGAGCGCATCCGCCCCAATCTGGAGGCCGCGCTGGCCGGGCGGCGCGTCAGCTACGAGCACAGCCTGCCGGACGCCGACGGCGGCACGCGCCAGCACCGCGTGGAGATGATCCCGCATCGCGGGGTCCACGGTGAGGTTCACGGCCTCTACGCGATCGTTCGCGACATCACCGACCAGCGCAACGCGCAGCTGGACTTCCTCACCGGGCTGGCGAACCGCGGCGCGTTCGAGCGTCAGGCCGACCACCTCATCTCCGTGGCGGCGCGCTATGGCCAGCGGCTCAGCCTGGTGATGCTGGACCTGGACCACTTCAAGCGCGTCAACGACAGCCTGGGACACCTCGCCGGGGACGAGATCCTCAAGCACCTCGCCGGCATCCTGGGCGAGGTGACGCGCAGTGCCGACCTCGTGGGCCGCTGGGGCGGCGAGGAGTTCGCCATCGTCCTCCCGCAAACGGATCAGGCGCAGGCGGAAACCCTCGCCGAGCGCGTGCGCGCGGCCGTCGAGGCGCACGCCTTCCCGCGCGGGCAAGCCATCACGGTCAGCGTGGGCGTCGCGCAGATGCAGGAGGGCGACGATCTCACCAGTCTAACGGACCGCGCCGACACCGCGCTCTACCGGGCCAAGCACGCGGGCCGCGACTGTGTGGTGAGCCTGGCCCCCACCACCGCGCCGCCGGGCTAA
- the mgtE gene encoding magnesium transporter — MLLQPERMRAYAERVADLIGEERYAEAAREATNLSHARVAEILMEDAPRRAVVPFLERWGRDRAALTLAELPDEFAAELVAEADRERATDWLAGMPTDVAADIVAELDGDTAEPLLADLPAASRASVQRLSRYEEDSAGAWMSPYFVAVPLDKSVGEVIEALRAAPHRHANTAYVYVVDEQQRLVGVVSLRELMLSPATLPVRRLMKRDILVARTGDNAAEAADRTYTRGLKMLPVVTEADALVGVLTMEDALELLSEQLADELSGIGATSREESFFTPPWRAIQLRLPWMAANVFLNLAAVSIISAFEATLAQVAILAAFLPMITDMGGNVGIQALSVSIRSIALGEVRLRDYWQAVRKELAIGVVNGLALGALFGVIAYAMEANALLGGIAGAALAVNVLVAGVVGGTIPFFIRRIGLDPAMLTGPILTTVTDITGVSIYLGLASLVLAGLVA, encoded by the coding sequence ATGCTCCTCCAGCCCGAACGCATGCGCGCCTACGCCGAGCGGGTCGCGGATCTCATCGGCGAGGAACGCTACGCCGAGGCCGCGCGCGAGGCAACGAACCTCTCCCACGCCCGTGTCGCCGAGATCCTGATGGAGGACGCGCCGCGCCGGGCCGTCGTGCCCTTCCTGGAACGCTGGGGCCGCGACCGCGCCGCCCTTACGCTGGCCGAGCTGCCCGACGAATTCGCCGCCGAGCTGGTGGCGGAAGCCGACCGCGAGCGCGCGACCGACTGGCTGGCGGGCATGCCCACCGACGTCGCCGCCGACATCGTCGCCGAGCTGGACGGCGACACGGCCGAACCCCTGCTGGCGGACCTGCCCGCCGCCTCCCGCGCCTCCGTCCAGCGCCTGTCGCGCTACGAGGAAGACAGCGCGGGCGCCTGGATGAGCCCCTACTTCGTCGCCGTGCCGCTGGACAAGTCCGTCGGCGAGGTCATCGAGGCCCTGCGCGCCGCCCCGCACCGCCACGCCAACACGGCCTACGTCTACGTCGTCGACGAGCAGCAACGCCTCGTCGGCGTGGTGTCGCTGCGCGAGCTGATGCTCAGCCCCGCGACACTGCCCGTGCGCCGCCTGATGAAGCGCGACATCCTCGTGGCGCGCACCGGCGACAACGCCGCCGAGGCCGCCGACCGCACCTACACGCGCGGCCTGAAGATGCTGCCGGTCGTCACCGAGGCGGACGCGCTCGTGGGCGTGCTGACGATGGAGGACGCGCTGGAGCTGCTGTCCGAGCAGCTGGCCGACGAGCTGTCGGGCATCGGCGCCACCTCCCGCGAGGAGAGCTTCTTCACGCCGCCGTGGCGCGCCATCCAGCTCCGCCTGCCGTGGATGGCGGCCAACGTCTTCCTCAACCTGGCGGCGGTGAGCATCATCTCGGCGTTCGAGGCGACGCTCGCCCAGGTCGCGATCCTGGCCGCCTTCCTGCCCATGATCACCGACATGGGCGGCAACGTGGGCATCCAGGCGCTGTCGGTGTCGATCCGCTCGATCGCGCTGGGCGAGGTGCGCCTGCGCGACTACTGGCAGGCCGTGCGCAAGGAACTCGCCATCGGCGTGGTCAACGGCCTCGCCCTGGGCGCGCTGTTCGGGGTTATCGCGTACGCCATGGAGGCCAACGCGCTGCTGGGCGGCATCGCGGGCGCGGCGCTGGCGGTGAACGTGCTGGTCGCCGGGGTGGTGGGCGGAACGATTCCCTTCTTTATCCGGCGCATCGGCCTGGACCCGGCGATGCTGACCGGCCCCATCCTGACCACCGTGACCGACATCACCGGCGTCAGCATCTACCTGGGCCTGGCGAGCCTGGTGCTGGCGGGCCTGGTCGCTTAG
- a CDS encoding GIY-YIG nuclease family protein: MRPCVPLCERTYQPGPDARALPAEAGAYALVLTIAESVQLPVPRPNGCTLSPGLYVYLGNARGPGGIAARVRRHLRPDKRPRWHVDHVLARAEVRCVLGWPGGEECAWQRWLSERGASAPVKGLGSSDCRRCPAHLLAVPDVATVTGGR; this comes from the coding sequence ATGAGGCCATGCGTTCCACTCTGTGAGCGTACGTATCAGCCGGGCCCGGACGCCAGGGCGCTGCCGGCCGAGGCGGGCGCGTACGCCCTGGTGCTGACGATTGCCGAGTCCGTACAGCTGCCCGTGCCGCGCCCGAACGGGTGTACGCTGTCGCCGGGCCTGTACGTGTATCTCGGCAACGCGCGCGGGCCCGGCGGAATCGCCGCGCGCGTACGCCGTCACCTGCGGCCCGACAAACGCCCGCGCTGGCACGTCGACCACGTGCTTGCGCGGGCCGAGGTGCGCTGCGTCCTGGGCTGGCCGGGCGGCGAAGAGTGCGCGTGGCAGCGCTGGCTCAGCGAACGGGGTGCGAGCGCGCCCGTGAAGGGCCTTGGCAGTTCCGACTGCCGGCGCTGCCCGGCGCACCTGCTGGCCGTGCCCGATGTGGCCACCGTCACGGGGGGTCGCTGA
- a CDS encoding THUMP domain-containing protein translates to MSLPSTAHVPQPVPLVLTTNAGLEDIVAAELSERVAEHGGPREAVTHLPERVRGRVRVDVAAPADTALAAAMALRSAHHVLRPLASLRLPDDGAPAAVAETARHVAMPELTPDTPFRVTTERSGEHPFTSVAVNQAVGAALQAATGAPVSLDAFAVEIRVDIVDRDARISVQHTRQPLSMRHPMRYRQRVALRATVAHATARLAGLGLDRPPLRIGDPFCGTGTLLIEAGAVFPEAALLGGDHARRAAAGARRNLAAMGLGERAAIKQLDARELADHWAPDSLDLVLTNPPYGRRIGRGIVFEPFYGDILAQLRRVLRPGGRAAVLTDRRGPFRRAVHRIGGFGIPHQRVLRTGSTFPAIVVLEKHA, encoded by the coding sequence ATGAGCCTGCCCTCCACGGCCCACGTTCCCCAGCCCGTCCCGCTGGTGCTCACCACCAACGCGGGGTTGGAGGACATCGTCGCCGCCGAGTTGAGCGAGCGCGTCGCCGAGCACGGCGGGCCCCGTGAGGCGGTGACCCACCTGCCCGAACGCGTGCGGGGGCGCGTGCGCGTGGACGTCGCCGCGCCCGCGGACACGGCGCTGGCGGCGGCCATGGCGCTGCGCTCGGCGCACCACGTGCTGCGGCCGCTGGCGTCCCTGCGCCTGCCGGACGACGGCGCGCCGGCAGCGGTCGCCGAAACCGCGCGGCACGTTGCGATGCCGGAGTTGACGCCGGACACGCCCTTCCGCGTGACCACCGAGCGCAGCGGCGAGCACCCCTTCACCTCCGTCGCGGTCAACCAAGCGGTGGGCGCGGCGCTTCAAGCCGCCACCGGAGCGCCCGTGTCCCTGGACGCGTTCGCCGTCGAGATCCGCGTCGATATCGTGGACCGCGACGCGCGCATCTCCGTGCAGCACACGCGCCAGCCGCTGTCGATGCGTCATCCCATGCGCTACCGCCAGCGCGTGGCGCTGCGCGCGACCGTGGCCCACGCCACCGCGCGCCTGGCCGGGCTGGGACTCGATCGTCCGCCGCTGCGCATCGGCGACCCCTTCTGCGGCACGGGCACGCTGCTGATCGAGGCGGGGGCGGTGTTTCCCGAGGCCGCCCTGCTCGGCGGCGATCACGCCCGGCGCGCAGCGGCCGGGGCGCGCCGGAACCTGGCCGCGATGGGCCTGGGCGAGCGGGCGGCGATCAAGCAGCTCGACGCGCGCGAGCTGGCGGACCACTGGGCGCCGGACAGCCTGGACCTCGTCCTGACCAACCCGCCCTACGGCCGGCGCATCGGCCGCGGCATCGTCTTCGAGCCCTTCTACGGCGACATCCTCGCCCAGCTCCGGCGCGTCCTGCGGCCCGGCGGGCGGGCGGCGGTGCTCACCGACCGGCGCGGGCCGTTCCGCCGCGCGGTTCACCGCATCGGCGGCTTCGGCATCCCGCACCAACGCGTGCTGCGGACCGGCAGCACCTTCCCCGCCATCGTCGTGCTGGAAAAGCACGCGTGA